A single region of the Bacillus sp. DX3.1 genome encodes:
- a CDS encoding IS6 family transposase, protein MGYFKGKQFEKDIILVAVGYYCRFSLSYRDVSEILKERGISIHPTTIMRWVHEYGNLIYQIWKKKNKNTLLSWRLDETYIKIKGKWCYLYRAIDKEGQTLDIQLRQKRDKQAAYAFMKRLARTFGEPTVLTTDKAPSLASAFKKLKEIGLYKNTFHRTIKYLNNIIEQDHRHVKRRFSRSLGFQSLRHASRTIKGIETVHAIYKQKRSLQPNFVFSTYNALHELLIVS, encoded by the coding sequence ATGGGATATTTTAAAGGAAAACAGTTCGAGAAAGATATTATCTTGGTAGCCGTTGGCTACTATTGTCGTTTTTCTTTAAGCTATCGCGATGTGTCTGAAATTCTCAAAGAACGTGGTATTTCTATTCATCCAACAACTATCATGCGCTGGGTTCATGAATATGGAAATCTTATCTATCAAATTTGGAAGAAGAAAAACAAAAACACATTGTTATCTTGGCGTTTGGATGAAACCTATATCAAAATTAAAGGAAAGTGGTGTTATTTATATCGAGCAATTGATAAAGAGGGACAAACACTTGATATTCAACTTCGTCAAAAACGAGACAAACAAGCAGCATATGCTTTTATGAAAAGACTCGCTCGAACTTTTGGAGAACCAACGGTTCTGACGACAGATAAGGCTCCTTCTTTAGCTTCCGCATTCAAAAAATTAAAGGAGATAGGTCTTTACAAAAATACCTTTCATCGTACAATAAAGTACCTCAATAATATCATCGAGCAAGATCATCGACATGTGAAACGTCGATTTTCCCGTTCCTTAGGCTTTCAAAGTCTTCGCCATGCCTCACGTACTATTAAAGGTATAGAAACTGTTCATGCCATATACAAACAAAAGCGAAGTCTTCAACCAAACTTCGTTTTTTCGACGTATAACGCATTACATGAATTATTAATAGTTTCATAA
- a CDS encoding DUF2238 domain-containing protein → MIRNKSTVIHLFLLLVVTAVFIWSVIKPAGYLTWAAEAIPAVLGLIIIIATYNKFRLTTLSYIIIALLAIIMFVGGHYTYSKVPLFNWIKDVFDLNRNHYDRFGHLIKGLFTIVIREILLRKTQLTEGPWLVTISISISLAVAALYEIIEWLAFKIAKGGKAAKGFLGMQGDIWDAQWDMSLALVGSILALLTLSTLHNRLLKKN, encoded by the coding sequence GTGATAAGAAACAAAAGTACAGTGATTCACCTATTTTTATTATTGGTTGTTACCGCAGTTTTTATATGGTCTGTTATTAAGCCTGCAGGATACTTGACATGGGCAGCGGAGGCTATTCCAGCCGTTCTCGGTCTAATCATTATAATTGCAACGTACAATAAGTTTCGTCTCACCACTCTCTCTTATATCATTATTGCATTACTAGCCATAATAATGTTTGTCGGCGGTCATTACACATACTCAAAGGTTCCTCTTTTTAATTGGATAAAAGATGTTTTTGATTTGAATCGAAATCACTACGATCGATTTGGACATTTGATAAAAGGCTTGTTTACAATTGTGATAAGAGAAATATTGTTACGGAAAACGCAACTAACCGAAGGCCCTTGGTTAGTTACGATTAGTATAAGCATTTCGCTTGCTGTTGCTGCATTATACGAAATCATCGAATGGTTAGCTTTTAAAATAGCAAAGGGAGGAAAAGCAGCAAAAGGCTTTTTAGGTATGCAAGGCGATATATGGGATGCACAATGGGATATGTCACTTGCCTTAGTGGGTTCGATTCTTGCGTTACTCACCCTTTCAACATTACATAACCGACTATTAAAAAAGAATTAA